One window of Elaeis guineensis isolate ETL-2024a chromosome 11, EG11, whole genome shotgun sequence genomic DNA carries:
- the LOC105054211 gene encoding LOW QUALITY PROTEIN: protein SPIRAL1-like 5 (The sequence of the model RefSeq protein was modified relative to this genomic sequence to represent the inferred CDS: inserted 2 bases in 1 codon; substituted 1 base at 1 genomic stop codon): MSMHAFXHEGCXSLPRPTRSSINTMNLCHHLNKAGKCIKMSRGGSFGGGQSSLGYLFESDEPPISPSGSTKSTKSQKPPSDEGGKNKAETQENTQEKPISNNYHRAQGQNSGNFITGRPSTKVQSVPGGSSSLGYLFGDK, translated from the exons ATGAGCATGCATGCATTCTAGCATGAGGGATG TTCTCTCCCACGCCCTACCCGGTCTTCTATAAATACTATGAACCTCTGCCACCATCTCAACAAGGCTGGCAAG TGCATCAAGATGAGTAGAGGTGGGAGCTTTGGGGGTGGACAGAGCTCTCTGGGTTACCTCTTtgaatcagatgagccaccaatctCACCTTCTGGATCTACCAAGTCCACCAAATCTCAGAAGCCTCCATCTGATGAAGGTGGCAAGAACAAAGCAGAAACCCAGGAGAACACCCAAGAAAAGCCCATCTCCAACAATTACCACAGAGCGCAGGGCCAGAACTCAGGGAACTTCATCACT GGTCGGCCTTCGACCAAGGTGCAGTCAGTTCCTGGTGGAAGCTCGTCTCTTGGTTATCTGTTTGGAGATAAATGA